A region of Candidatus Defluviilinea gracilis DNA encodes the following proteins:
- a CDS encoding MBL fold metallo-hydrolase, with translation MAQTRIVTLDLNFQGRTHAIASYLIRLRDAVVLIESGPGSTLSSLRAGLTAEGLSTRDVTHVLLTHIHLDHAGAAGWLATQGAEIYVHPVGAPHMLHPEKLIASATRIYGDRMQTLWGDFLPVPENKLHIANDGEGIRIGSAEFIPHNTPGHAEHHFAYQFEEIVFCGDVGGVRIPGCQYLRVPMPPPELNLERWKESVAKLRALKSPRIAPTHFGIYDDVDWQLAEVEKGLDSAARWMEQSMQNETSIEELRESFTKWVMDEGRAIGLSEDVVKAYEVANPLGMSADGLLRYWKKGKKPG, from the coding sequence ATGGCGCAAACCCGTATTGTCACACTTGACCTGAATTTTCAAGGGCGGACTCATGCCATCGCCTCTTATTTGATTCGATTGAGGGATGCCGTCGTCCTGATCGAAAGCGGACCCGGCTCGACTCTTTCTTCACTTCGGGCTGGTCTCACAGCGGAGGGATTATCCACCCGTGATGTGACTCACGTCCTGCTCACGCACATCCACCTCGATCATGCGGGCGCGGCGGGCTGGCTTGCCACTCAGGGCGCGGAGATTTATGTGCACCCTGTCGGCGCGCCGCACATGCTCCACCCTGAAAAGTTGATCGCCAGCGCAACGCGCATCTATGGAGATCGAATGCAAACGCTGTGGGGCGATTTCCTGCCCGTGCCTGAAAATAAGCTGCACATTGCGAATGATGGCGAAGGGATTCGTATTGGGAGCGCGGAATTTATTCCGCATAACACACCCGGTCACGCGGAGCATCACTTCGCTTATCAATTCGAAGAGATCGTCTTTTGCGGCGACGTGGGCGGCGTGCGCATCCCCGGTTGTCAATATCTGCGCGTGCCAATGCCTCCGCCTGAACTGAACCTCGAACGCTGGAAGGAAAGTGTTGCAAAATTACGCGCGCTCAAATCCCCGCGCATTGCGCCGACTCACTTTGGGATCTACGATGATGTGGATTGGCAACTCGCCGAAGTGGAAAAAGGACTCGACTCCGCCGCGCGTTGGATGGAACAGTCCATGCAGAACGAGACATCCATCGAAGAACTGCGCGAAAGTTTTACAAAATGGGTGATGGATGAGGGCAGAGCCATCGGCTTGAGCGAAGATGTGGTCAAAGCCTACGAGGTGGCGAATCCCCTCGGCATGAGCGCGGATGGGTTGTTGAGGTATTGGAAGAAGGGAAAAAAGCCAGGATGA
- a CDS encoding DUF58 domain-containing protein, giving the protein MTPGRAFVLLTLGVGGIGAVVNGSLLYVRLFYFGLLLIALAWLLTNFALRGITVERRARSLRAAVGDIFEEHFEIANSSRIPKLWLEVFNETTIPFATGSRVLTLVNGKQKRSYTARTWLTTRGGFLLGPTRVSSGDPFGIFRVSKTFPARDSLVVLPMLANVSEFYSPPGLLPGGQVIRRKSQDVTPHAAGVREYVPGDPLKRIHWPTSARRDKLMVKEFEQDPQSEVWLFIDTHRSAHISKPGDALEAPPSDDLFLLRRRKVKLPPSTLEYAVSAAASLAHYFIAGRRSVGLVSASGRSYKIIPAERSERQEAKILEALAFLNNESFFTLPALVTAQMGQLPQGSSAILVTPMIYPELLIAVDSLQRRSLRPTVVLLMTLSFGSRVGNEDLAKSLEERKVPVCRVYCDEDLGATLSSFYSKTNAQEHSWRKPVLSHLT; this is encoded by the coding sequence GTGACGCCTGGGCGCGCCTTCGTTCTTTTGACTCTGGGAGTGGGCGGTATCGGCGCGGTTGTGAACGGTTCTTTGCTTTATGTTCGACTGTTTTATTTTGGCTTGTTATTGATCGCCCTGGCATGGTTGTTGACAAACTTTGCCTTGCGCGGAATCACAGTGGAACGTCGGGCGCGTTCGCTCCGCGCGGCAGTGGGAGATATCTTCGAAGAACATTTTGAGATCGCCAACTCCAGTCGAATCCCCAAACTGTGGCTGGAGGTCTTTAACGAGACCACGATTCCTTTTGCGACGGGTTCGCGTGTTCTGACCCTCGTCAACGGGAAACAAAAACGCTCCTACACAGCCCGCACCTGGCTCACCACCCGAGGCGGATTCCTGCTTGGACCCACCCGCGTCAGTTCCGGCGATCCGTTCGGCATCTTTCGCGTTTCCAAAACATTCCCCGCGCGCGATTCACTGGTTGTATTGCCGATGCTCGCCAATGTCTCCGAATTCTATTCGCCGCCGGGTTTGTTGCCGGGCGGGCAGGTGATCCGTCGTAAATCACAAGACGTGACGCCTCACGCGGCGGGCGTGCGCGAGTATGTGCCGGGCGATCCGCTCAAACGCATCCATTGGCCCACCAGCGCGCGCCGCGATAAATTGATGGTGAAAGAATTCGAACAAGACCCGCAATCGGAAGTGTGGCTATTCATCGACACGCATCGCAGCGCGCATATCTCAAAGCCGGGTGACGCGCTCGAAGCGCCGCCCTCCGACGATCTCTTTTTGTTGCGCCGCCGCAAAGTGAAACTGCCGCCTTCCACGCTTGAATATGCGGTTAGCGCGGCGGCGTCACTGGCGCACTATTTCATCGCCGGGCGCCGGTCGGTGGGGCTGGTGAGCGCCTCGGGTCGTTCGTACAAAATTATCCCGGCGGAAAGAAGCGAGCGTCAGGAGGCGAAGATCCTTGAGGCGCTGGCATTCCTCAATAACGAGAGTTTCTTCACCCTGCCGGCGCTCGTCACCGCCCAGATGGGACAACTGCCGCAAGGCTCAAGCGCCATCCTCGTCACGCCGATGATCTATCCTGAGCTTCTGATCGCTGTGGATAGTTTGCAACGCCGAAGCTTGCGTCCAACCGTAGTCTTGTTGATGACGCTTTCGTTCGGCTCGCGTGTTGGCAACGAAGATCTTGCGAAGTCGCTTGAGGAACGCAAAGTTCCTGTTTGCCGTGTATACTGTGACGAAGACTTGGGAGCAACGCTCTCGTCGTTCTACTCGAAAACCAACGCACAGGAACACTCATGGCGCAAACCCGTATTGTCACACTTGACCTGA
- a CDS encoding DUF805 domain-containing protein → MTRSNQLSKREQDVVNLLIEGNSNKLIASSLHISERTVEFHLKNIFTKYQVGSRMELVLKLGKSKPQKLGESTVAPGVEVAENRDQPSSRNWVTPLREAVSIISKELGMENLLNSKANSEADSSTFFGAIRVCLAKYADFNGRAARSEFWWFALFVTLATSAMAYLSESLASVFLIATLLPLLAAGARRLHDIGKSGWWQMYLLIPVGGIVILGILWAQQTDKNLS, encoded by the coding sequence ATGACGCGATCAAATCAATTGAGCAAACGGGAACAGGATGTGGTCAATTTACTCATCGAGGGCAACAGCAACAAGCTGATCGCTTCTTCCCTTCATATATCCGAGCGCACGGTCGAATTTCATTTGAAAAATATCTTTACAAAATATCAGGTCGGCTCTCGCATGGAATTGGTATTGAAGCTGGGAAAGTCCAAACCCCAAAAACTAGGGGAATCCACAGTTGCGCCCGGAGTAGAAGTTGCCGAAAATAGAGACCAGCCCAGTTCAAGGAACTGGGTCACACCTTTGAGAGAAGCTGTCTCTATAATCAGCAAGGAGTTAGGAATGGAAAATTTGTTGAATTCAAAAGCCAACAGCGAAGCGGACTCGTCCACGTTCTTTGGCGCGATCCGCGTCTGCTTGGCAAAATATGCGGATTTCAATGGGCGGGCGGCGCGGTCCGAGTTTTGGTGGTTCGCGCTGTTCGTTACATTGGCTACCTCGGCAATGGCATACCTGAGCGAGTCTCTGGCTAGCGTATTCTTGATTGCCACACTGCTTCCCCTGTTGGCGGCGGGCGCGCGCCGCCTTCACGATATCGGCAAGAGCGGATGGTGGCAAATGTACCTGCTCATTCCAGTGGGCGGCATTGTCATACTAGGCATTTTGTGGGCACAGCAAACAGATAAAAACCTTTCGTAG
- a CDS encoding ribbon-helix-helix protein, CopG family yields MKKMVRKQIYIQKSQEERLKRVAETRGVSEAEIIRRALDNELKRAGYRLAYDNDAMQRLYKMMRDQDKKHPVPRKKRDWMREDLYEDRMKRYDRRSS; encoded by the coding sequence ATGAAAAAGATGGTTCGCAAGCAGATCTACATCCAAAAGAGTCAAGAAGAACGGCTAAAACGAGTTGCCGAAACAAGAGGCGTCAGCGAAGCTGAGATCATTCGCCGCGCCCTCGACAATGAGTTGAAACGCGCTGGTTATCGTTTGGCTTACGACAACGATGCGATGCAGCGTCTTTACAAAATGATGCGCGATCAGGACAAAAAACATCCTGTCCCTCGAAAAAAGCGTGACTGGATGCGCGAAGATCTTTATGAAGACCGAATGAAGCGATATGACCGTCGTTCTTCTTGA
- a CDS encoding NAD-dependent epimerase/dehydratase family protein, which yields MKIAIAGSTGVLGRAVIPLLLQQGHEARALARSAEKAKNVLPQRVEIVECDLLSPRISETIASTIRGCEAILHLATSIPQNFTLPNAWDANTRLRTEVVRLLLKASAEVGIKKYIQQSITMAYPDCGENWISEDISLDTSPERASPCAPVIAMEEMIRNIPTRHLHWSILRGGSFVGHGTFQDKVIENIRAGKEIIPCDGRNFISLIHVADMATATVAALNHAPAGSIFNIVDEPLRQHEYSDRLAISIGADKPQRDTNSACPPSWRCSNQLAKSILDWQPTHNIIPR from the coding sequence ATGAAAATAGCCATAGCAGGTTCAACAGGAGTTCTCGGACGCGCCGTCATACCCTTGCTTTTACAACAGGGACATGAAGCGCGTGCCTTGGCGCGTTCAGCGGAAAAAGCCAAAAATGTACTCCCTCAACGTGTTGAGATAGTGGAGTGCGATTTGTTATCGCCCCGCATCAGCGAAACGATAGCATCAACTATTCGAGGCTGCGAAGCAATATTGCATCTAGCCACATCCATACCTCAAAACTTTACCCTACCTAACGCATGGGACGCTAATACCCGCTTGCGCACAGAGGTAGTAAGATTGTTACTTAAGGCATCTGCTGAAGTCGGAATAAAAAAATATATTCAACAAAGCATCACAATGGCTTATCCTGATTGCGGCGAAAACTGGATTTCTGAAGATATCTCCCTTGATACCTCGCCAGAACGCGCATCGCCTTGCGCTCCTGTCATCGCAATGGAAGAAATGATACGAAATATCCCGACTCGCCATTTGCATTGGAGCATCCTTCGCGGAGGTTCGTTCGTCGGTCATGGCACTTTTCAAGACAAGGTTATTGAAAACATACGCGCAGGTAAAGAAATTATTCCTTGTGATGGAAGAAACTTTATCTCGCTAATTCATGTTGCAGATATGGCAACCGCAACGGTTGCGGCGCTCAATCACGCCCCTGCTGGCTCGATTTTCAATATTGTTGACGAACCCTTGCGGCAACATGAGTATAGCGATCGTTTGGCTATTTCAATCGGAGCAGACAAACCTCAGCGAGATACGAATTCAGCCTGTCCTCCCTCATGGCGTTGCAGCAATCAACTTGCAAAATCAATTCTAGACTGGCAGCCTACTCATAACATCATTCCAAGATAA
- a CDS encoding DUF3267 domain-containing protein encodes MPNLETTSGEPPLGYAEALYWKIAEKTSRILIINLLSIPLAFVFGIVFFTIARVFGKSTGFFFGSAATTLLFALLLTIIIHELIHGMTMQIFGARPKYGINWKGLMLYATAPGYAFQRNQYLVIVLAPLAAISLAACLGILIQAGSPSVWLWAICATINGGAAIGDLWITAIALRYPKHAYIVDEQDGMRIFLPRGENKT; translated from the coding sequence ATGCCAAATTTAGAAACGACTTCAGGAGAACCGCCGCTCGGCTATGCGGAAGCGTTGTATTGGAAAATCGCCGAAAAGACCAGCCGCATTCTTATCATAAATTTATTGTCAATCCCGCTCGCCTTTGTCTTCGGAATTGTTTTCTTTACAATCGCGCGCGTCTTCGGTAAATCAACCGGATTCTTTTTTGGGAGCGCTGCGACAACCCTTCTCTTCGCCCTGCTGCTGACGATCATAATACACGAGCTGATACACGGCATGACAATGCAAATCTTTGGTGCGCGCCCGAAATATGGGATCAACTGGAAAGGATTGATGCTCTACGCGACCGCTCCGGGGTATGCATTCCAACGCAACCAATACCTTGTTATCGTTCTGGCGCCCCTCGCGGCTATAAGCCTCGCAGCATGCCTGGGTATTCTTATACAAGCCGGCTCGCCCAGCGTCTGGTTATGGGCAATTTGTGCGACGATCAACGGCGGCGCAGCGATTGGCGATTTATGGATAACCGCCATAGCGCTTCGCTATCCTAAACATGCTTATATTGTTGACGAGCAAGACGGCATGCGAATTTTCCTTCCACGAGGCGAGAATAAAACATAA
- a CDS encoding glycosyltransferase: MLRIAMLSYHTCPLATLGGKDTGGMNVYVRELTRQLGKMDIHVDVFTRSQDDHVPHVLHELGYGNRVVHIPAGPEHPMPKQELANYIPQFVDGIRAFACDKKIHYDIIHSHYWMSGIAAASLSDGWAGSPIVHMFHTLGEMKNRIARTDEEREGAYRIEGEKQVLRRVDRVIVATIAELTQLRFLYKADAKKLVVIPPGVDVSHFYPIPADEARSYIGLKPEDRMILFVGRIEPLKGVDTLLEAMSCLQMKESRPVHLAIIGGDPAASPEMMNAEMARLKNLCEVLGLDQSVVFLGVRDQDKLPYYYSAAEVVVMPSHYESFGMVALEAMACGAPVIASEVGGLAYLVRDGETGFTIPAEEPETLCEKLSWLLNDDELHAKMSAQAAAYAQDYAWEKIAKQIVDVYEELKK; encoded by the coding sequence ATGCTTCGCATCGCAATGCTTTCCTATCACACCTGTCCGCTTGCCACGCTGGGCGGCAAAGACACGGGCGGGATGAACGTCTACGTCCGCGAGCTCACGCGCCAACTCGGCAAAATGGATATCCATGTAGATGTCTTTACTCGCTCGCAAGACGATCACGTGCCGCACGTCTTGCACGAACTCGGCTACGGCAACCGCGTCGTCCACATCCCTGCGGGACCCGAACACCCCATGCCGAAACAGGAACTTGCAAATTACATCCCGCAATTTGTGGATGGAATCAGAGCCTTCGCATGTGATAAAAAGATTCACTACGACATCATCCACAGCCATTACTGGATGTCTGGGATTGCCGCCGCGTCTCTTTCCGACGGGTGGGCTGGTTCGCCCATCGTCCACATGTTCCACACCCTCGGCGAGATGAAGAACCGCATCGCGCGCACGGACGAGGAGCGCGAAGGGGCGTACCGAATCGAGGGTGAGAAGCAGGTCCTCCGTCGAGTTGACCGGGTGATCGTCGCCACAATCGCCGAGTTAACGCAACTCCGCTTCCTGTACAAGGCAGACGCGAAGAAACTTGTAGTCATCCCGCCCGGCGTGGATGTCAGCCACTTCTATCCCATCCCCGCCGATGAGGCGCGGTCGTACATTGGCTTGAAGCCTGAAGATCGGATGATCCTGTTCGTGGGGCGCATCGAGCCGCTCAAAGGCGTGGACACTCTGCTCGAGGCGATGTCTTGTTTGCAAATGAAAGAGTCGCGCCCGGTGCATCTTGCCATCATCGGCGGCGATCCCGCGGCAAGCCCAGAGATGATGAATGCTGAAATGGCGCGCTTAAAAAATTTGTGCGAGGTTCTTGGCTTGGACCAGTCGGTGGTGTTCCTGGGCGTGCGCGATCAGGATAAACTACCGTATTATTATTCGGCGGCGGAGGTGGTGGTGATGCCGTCGCATTACGAGTCGTTCGGCATGGTGGCGCTCGAGGCGATGGCGTGCGGCGCGCCTGTCATCGCCTCCGAAGTGGGCGGGCTTGCCTATCTCGTGCGCGATGGCGAGACAGGATTCACGATTCCCGCAGAAGAACCCGAAACGCTGTGCGAAAAATTATCGTGGCTGTTGAACGATGACGAGTTGCACGCAAAGATGAGCGCCCAAGCCGCCGCGTACGCGCAAGATTACGCATGGGAGAAAATTGCGAAACAGATCGTGGATGTGTACGAGGAATTGAAGAAATGA
- a CDS encoding alpha/beta hydrolase, with product MKTSPLLKRISRIMIWLSVGILVLSALGATYQAVSTKSDQRNYLALGQLVDIGGYKLHIYCLGETVEGSPTVILEQGLGGTSAAWARVQPEIAKSTRVCAYDRAGMGWSDPGSEPRDAQHIATELHTLLHNANIPGPYVLVGWSFGGLYVRMYAGKYPTDVAGIVLLDSSHPDQWTSTAAGKSQFESNAGIYKIAPWLARIGVMRVMGQFQPDPGLPSPQNESIKAFFAATKDWDAQSAEFLASPATNDEVRNLGSLNDIPLFVLTATEHGASAEQEQLWQSWQKELALLSTNNVQQIVTGANHVAFWLDPETSKISVEKILRIVEAAQTGERLQP from the coding sequence GTGAAAACTAGTCCTCTCCTCAAACGAATCTCGCGCATAATGATATGGCTGAGTGTCGGCATCTTGGTTCTGAGCGCTCTGGGCGCAACCTATCAGGCTGTCTCGACAAAATCTGACCAACGAAATTACCTTGCCTTAGGACAACTCGTGGATATTGGAGGCTACAAACTTCATATCTATTGCCTTGGCGAGACCGTAGAGGGTAGCCCTACGGTGATTCTCGAACAGGGTCTTGGCGGAACATCTGCGGCGTGGGCGCGAGTGCAACCAGAAATTGCCAAATCAACGCGCGTGTGCGCATACGATCGCGCGGGTATGGGCTGGAGCGACCCTGGTAGCGAGCCGCGCGATGCTCAACATATTGCGACTGAATTACATACCCTTTTGCATAATGCCAATATTCCTGGACCATACGTATTGGTAGGCTGGTCATTTGGAGGGCTGTATGTCCGTATGTATGCAGGAAAATATCCAACTGATGTTGCCGGCATTGTTTTGCTTGACAGTTCGCATCCTGATCAGTGGACGAGCACGGCGGCAGGTAAGTCCCAGTTTGAATCGAACGCGGGTATCTACAAAATCGCGCCTTGGCTAGCCCGGATAGGTGTAATGCGAGTGATGGGACAGTTTCAACCAGATCCAGGTTTGCCCTCTCCCCAGAACGAGTCGATCAAGGCATTCTTCGCAGCGACAAAGGATTGGGACGCTCAAAGCGCGGAGTTTTTGGCATCGCCTGCCACCAATGATGAAGTGCGCAACCTGGGATCGTTGAACGACATACCTTTATTCGTGTTGACCGCTACGGAACATGGCGCTTCAGCAGAGCAGGAGCAACTGTGGCAAAGTTGGCAGAAAGAACTGGCCTTGCTTTCGACGAACAACGTTCAACAAATCGTAACAGGGGCAAACCACGTCGCTTTCTGGCTTGATCCGGAGACATCGAAAATCAGTGTTGAGAAGATTCTTCGTATCGTGGAAGCGGCACAAACCGGAGAGAGGCTTCAGCCATAG
- a CDS encoding glutaredoxin family protein yields MPDLYTLNPSQIIMYVTEHCSDCVRVKKYFEAKGIPYVRVGLEGDAKAAEFVTQINRGFRSVPTIVFPDGSVLVEPSWEELNKKFMN; encoded by the coding sequence ATGCCAGACCTTTACACGCTCAACCCAAGCCAGATTATTATGTACGTCACCGAACATTGCTCCGATTGTGTCCGCGTGAAGAAATATTTTGAAGCGAAAGGTATCCCCTATGTTCGCGTGGGGCTTGAAGGGGACGCGAAAGCCGCCGAATTTGTGACCCAGATCAACCGTGGATTCCGAAGCGTGCCGACCATCGTGTTTCCCGACGGCTCGGTGCTCGTCGAACCGAGTTGGGAGGAGTTAAACAAGAAATTCATGAATTGA
- a CDS encoding MoxR family ATPase, translated as MEDLKQFSEHIVQNLEQVIVGKSQALELVVIGLLCQGHLLIEDVPGVGKTMLARSLAKSLDCTFNRIQFTPDMLPSDVTGVSIYNQQKQKFEFRAGPIVGQIILADEVNRATPKTQAALLEAMEEKQVTVDGVTHALPKPFMVLATQNPIEYEGTFPLPEAQLDRFLLRIRMGYPSASEEIKVLGSQQLKHPIEALKAVVKIKELLGAIEEVRKIHVSPAVQKYIVDLVGKTRQNNDVYLGASPRGSLALFRAGQARAAIHGRDHVLPDDIKVLAIPVLGHRLIVSPAARLRELSSDRIVQEILASVPVPGGDYQAVNLKAKDKSK; from the coding sequence ATGGAAGACCTCAAACAATTCAGCGAGCATATCGTTCAAAATTTGGAGCAAGTGATCGTGGGAAAATCGCAGGCGTTGGAGTTGGTTGTGATCGGCTTGCTTTGCCAGGGGCATTTGTTGATAGAAGATGTGCCGGGAGTGGGGAAGACCATGCTGGCGCGCAGTCTCGCCAAATCGCTCGACTGCACGTTCAACCGTATCCAGTTCACGCCGGATATGCTTCCCAGCGATGTGACAGGCGTTTCGATCTACAACCAGCAAAAGCAAAAGTTCGAGTTCCGCGCGGGTCCGATTGTCGGGCAGATCATTCTGGCAGATGAGGTCAATCGCGCCACGCCAAAGACCCAAGCCGCGCTACTCGAAGCCATGGAGGAAAAGCAGGTCACCGTGGATGGAGTGACGCATGCGCTTCCAAAACCCTTCATGGTGCTTGCTACGCAAAACCCCATCGAATACGAAGGGACATTCCCGCTCCCCGAGGCGCAACTCGACCGTTTTCTGCTCCGCATCCGCATGGGTTACCCCAGCGCGTCGGAGGAGATAAAGGTGCTGGGCAGTCAGCAACTGAAACACCCAATCGAAGCGTTGAAAGCGGTCGTCAAGATCAAAGAGTTGTTGGGCGCCATCGAAGAAGTTCGAAAAATCCATGTTTCCCCAGCAGTGCAAAAATACATTGTAGACCTCGTCGGCAAAACCCGTCAGAACAACGATGTGTACCTCGGCGCCAGCCCGCGCGGGAGCCTGGCATTGTTTCGCGCCGGTCAGGCGCGCGCCGCCATACACGGGCGCGACCATGTGTTACCCGACGATATCAAAGTCCTTGCGATACCGGTGCTTGGGCATCGCCTGATCGTTTCACCGGCGGCGCGTTTGCGCGAGTTGAGTTCCGATCGTATCGTGCAAGAGATCCTCGCCAGCGTACCGGTGCCAGGCGGAGATTACCAGGCTGTCAACTTGAAGGCGAAGGACAAATCAAAGTGA
- a CDS encoding dihydrofolate reductase codes for MSEEQPIRKVVFAINITIDGYCGHEAMLPDDEVHEYFTELLRNTGVDIFGRNTYHLMYPYWHDVAVDQSETPTVNEFARVFDSVPKIVFSTTMKSVEWNNTTLLHGGLREEIMKLKGQPGKNISIGSLNIASQAAQWDLIDEYHFVVHPVIAGAGPRLFESGANLTLKLIGSKTFRSGVVALRYQK; via the coding sequence ATGTCAGAAGAACAGCCAATCAGAAAAGTTGTCTTTGCGATCAACATCACCATAGACGGCTACTGCGGACATGAAGCGATGCTCCCCGACGACGAAGTACATGAGTACTTCACCGAACTCTTGCGTAACACAGGCGTTGATATTTTCGGGCGCAACACGTATCACCTGATGTATCCATACTGGCACGATGTTGCGGTGGATCAATCGGAAACGCCAACGGTCAACGAATTCGCGCGGGTATTCGATTCCGTGCCGAAGATCGTCTTCTCAACGACGATGAAGAGCGTAGAATGGAACAACACCACGCTCCTGCACGGAGGTCTTCGGGAAGAGATCATGAAGTTAAAAGGACAGCCAGGGAAAAATATCTCCATCGGCAGTCTCAACATCGCCTCGCAAGCCGCGCAATGGGACCTCATTGACGAATATCACTTTGTCGTCCACCCCGTCATTGCAGGAGCAGGTCCGCGCTTGTTTGAATCGGGCGCGAACCTGACGTTGAAACTTATCGGATCGAAAACGTTCCGTTCGGGGGTTGTCGCGTTGCGATATCAGAAATAA
- a CDS encoding NYN domain-containing protein: protein MANENLNTLRNKIAILIDGDNAQSSLLTQMLVEAGRHGQVTVRRIYGDWTTNSMNSWKDTLNFHAFQPIQQFRYTVGKNATDSAMIIDAMDIMHSEVVDGFCLVSSDSDYTRLATRIRETGIFVMGIGEKKTPKAFVNACDLFVYTENLQAEKKAAQQKQAHAKKTTKSKDGKEETDPMPMLSQAFEMAAGQDGWAPLAGMGNALYQLDPGFDPRTYGHKQLSKMIASLKDRFEMRTKDMEGQQIFYVKMKE from the coding sequence ATGGCAAACGAAAACTTAAACACACTCCGCAATAAGATCGCCATCCTCATAGACGGCGATAACGCGCAATCCTCCCTGCTCACGCAAATGCTCGTGGAGGCGGGTCGTCACGGACAAGTCACCGTCCGCCGCATCTACGGCGACTGGACGACGAACAGCATGAATTCGTGGAAAGACACGCTGAACTTCCACGCTTTCCAGCCTATCCAACAATTCCGCTACACCGTCGGCAAGAACGCCACCGACAGCGCGATGATCATCGACGCGATGGACATCATGCACTCCGAAGTCGTGGATGGATTCTGCCTCGTTTCCTCCGATTCGGATTACACGCGGCTGGCAACCCGCATCCGCGAGACGGGCATCTTCGTGATGGGCATCGGCGAAAAGAAAACGCCCAAGGCGTTCGTCAACGCCTGCGATCTGTTTGTCTACACTGAGAACTTGCAAGCGGAAAAGAAAGCCGCGCAACAGAAGCAGGCGCACGCGAAGAAAACGACGAAAAGCAAAGACGGCAAAGAAGAAACAGACCCGATGCCGATGCTCAGTCAAGCCTTCGAAATGGCGGCGGGACAAGACGGCTGGGCTCCCCTCGCAGGGATGGGCAACGCGCTCTACCAACTCGACCCCGGCTTCGACCCGCGCACGTACGGTCACAAACAACTCTCGAAGATGATCGCCAGCCTCAAGGACCGCTTCGAAATGCGCACGAAAGACATGGAAGGTCAGCAGATTTTTTATGTGAAGATGAAGGAATAA